A portion of the Nitratidesulfovibrio termitidis HI1 genome contains these proteins:
- a CDS encoding radical SAM protein — protein MNATETAATPRDASKHPCFNKAASGTCGRVHLPVAPGCNIQCNYCDRQYDCANESRPGVTSAVLKPRQALEYMHRVLEAEPRITVAGIAGPGDPMANPEATLETMRLLREAYPHLLFCLSSNGLAMPAHLDDLAAFGVTHATVTCNAADPAIGASIYAWVRDGRTTLRGQDAAELLLHRQKQAIAGLKARGIAVKVNTIVIPGINDTHVTAVAEMARSLGADLHNLMPLHPNPGTPFADVAEPTPAFMETLRLAGAALLPQMTHCRRCRADAVGLLCEDRSGELAPVLAACGGLTPAGPGKVGEPARKKRCGGGDGSGGGCGGGCGGGGMLRRTTGAAHPEPVRATALDGDARPYVAVASRGGLRVNLHLGKAQTLHIWEPLEGGGFRMVEERILPAPDSPGRWEQLARGLHDCRALLVEALGDVPRAVLTSHGVNTVACSGMVLDMLRAVYGEDGASLNDLPMTATGCQCGTDAGCQPV, from the coding sequence ATGAACGCCACCGAAACCGCCGCAACCCCGCGCGACGCCTCGAAGCATCCCTGCTTCAACAAGGCCGCGTCCGGCACCTGCGGCCGTGTGCACCTGCCGGTGGCCCCCGGCTGCAACATCCAGTGCAACTACTGCGACCGGCAGTACGATTGCGCCAACGAGTCGCGCCCCGGCGTGACCAGCGCGGTGCTGAAGCCCCGCCAGGCTCTGGAATACATGCACAGGGTGCTGGAGGCGGAGCCGCGCATCACCGTTGCGGGCATTGCCGGGCCGGGCGACCCCATGGCCAACCCGGAAGCCACGCTGGAAACCATGCGCCTGCTGCGCGAGGCATACCCCCACCTGCTGTTCTGCCTGTCGTCCAACGGCCTTGCCATGCCCGCCCATCTGGACGACCTGGCGGCCTTCGGCGTTACCCACGCCACGGTCACCTGCAATGCGGCAGACCCGGCCATCGGCGCGTCCATCTATGCCTGGGTGCGCGACGGCCGGACCACCCTGCGCGGGCAGGACGCCGCGGAACTGCTGCTGCACCGCCAGAAGCAGGCCATCGCGGGGCTGAAGGCGCGGGGGATTGCCGTGAAGGTGAACACCATCGTCATTCCCGGCATCAACGACACCCACGTGACAGCCGTGGCCGAAATGGCCCGTTCGCTGGGCGCCGACCTGCACAACCTGATGCCCCTGCACCCGAACCCCGGCACCCCGTTCGCCGACGTGGCGGAACCCACGCCCGCGTTCATGGAAACCCTGCGTCTGGCCGGGGCGGCCCTGTTGCCCCAGATGACCCACTGTCGCCGCTGCCGGGCTGACGCCGTGGGGCTGCTGTGCGAGGACCGTTCCGGCGAACTGGCCCCGGTGCTGGCAGCTTGCGGTGGTCTGACCCCGGCGGGACCGGGCAAGGTGGGCGAGCCCGCGCGCAAGAAGCGGTGTGGCGGCGGTGACGGCAGCGGCGGGGGGTGTGGCGGCGGATGCGGTGGCGGCGGCATGCTGCGGCGCACCACCGGCGCGGCACACCCGGAACCGGTGCGCGCAACCGCCCTGGACGGCGATGCGCGGCCCTACGTGGCCGTGGCTTCGCGCGGTGGTTTGCGGGTAAACCTGCACCTTGGCAAGGCCCAGACCCTGCACATCTGGGAACCGCTGGAAGGCGGCGGCTTCCGGATGGTGGAGGAACGCATCCTGCCCGCACCGGACAGCCCCGGCCGCTGGGAACAACTGGCGCGCGGCCTGCACGACTGCCGCGCCCTGCTGGTGGAAGCTTTGGGCGACGTGCCGCGCGCGGTGCTGACCTCGCACGGGGTCAACACCGTGGCCTGCTCCGGCATGGTGCTGGACATGCTGCGCGCCGTGTACGGCGAGGACGGGGCCAGCCTGAACGACCTGCCCATGACCGCCACGGGGTGCCAGTGCGGCACGGATGCGGGGTGTCAGCCTGTGTAG